In one Anabrus simplex isolate iqAnaSimp1 chromosome 9, ASM4041472v1, whole genome shotgun sequence genomic region, the following are encoded:
- the LOC136881007 gene encoding lymphocyte antigen 75: MYRILAALAVVTLSVNGLSIFDTRSGYTLYPRIGFYKYHQELLNWSDAYRVCLQEGGHLAIANSQEEAELLLKIFTDSPRTERYFFLGFHDLYLRNNFTTIYGEPVQRTGFFNWAHTNCVGQNVCATNVTDNKRLSCGVMGLYSVEAGFYVHPCDNQLHFICEKELWYDYERISNMGYYKLHKIGKTWGDAWKTCRDEGADLAVIQSSTEMSTLQEILGRYPEILDADSDNKVHLGFHNKLNPNIYSTVYGTFLNSTGYIYWATNEPSASGNCGGLVRKGQLFMGNCDAKLAFFCKHPIVKK, from the exons ATGTACCGAATACTAGCAGCGCTGGCAGTGGTGACCTTGTCCGTTAACGGACTAAGTATTTTTGATACTCGAAGTGGCTACACCTTGTACCCTAGAATTGGTTTCTACAAGTACCATCAAGAACTTCTCAACTGGTCAGATGCTTACAGAGTATGCCTTCAGGAAGGTGGTCATCTCGCCATCGCGAATTCACAAGAAGAAGCTGAACTGCTATTGAAAATCTTCACGGATTCTCCACGAACTGAACGTTACTTTTTCCTCGGTTTCCATGATCTTTATTTGAGAAACAACTTCACTACGATCTACG GTGAACCAGTTCAAAGAACAGGCTTCTTCAACTGGGCCCATACAAATTGTGTGGGTCAGAATGTATGCGCGACGAATGTCACCGACAACAAGCGGCTTTCCTGTGGAGTAATGGGCCTGTACTCCGTAGAGGCGGGATTTTACGTGCACCCATGCGACAATCAACTACACTTTATCTGCGAAAAAGAACTATG GTACGACTATGAACGGATCTCCAATATGGGCTACTACAAACTACACAAAATTGGGAAAACTTGGGGCGATGCCTGGAAGACTTGTCGAGACGAAGGAGCAGATCTGGCTGTCATACAATCTTCGACAGAAATGAGCACTTTGCAGGAAATTCTTGGAAGGTACCCAGAGATCCTTGACGCTGACTCTGACAACAAAGTTCATCTCGGCTTCCACAACAAACTCAATCCAAACATCTACAGTACAGTTTACG GTACATTTCTGAACTCCACGGGCTACATCTACTGGGCTACCAACGAGCCATCAGCTAGTGGTAACTGCGGAGGTCTCGTACGAAAAGGTCAACTCTTTATGGGTAACTGCGATGCTAAGTTAGCTTTCTTCTGCAAGCACCCTATTGTGAAGAAATAA